One Gemmatimonadaceae bacterium genomic window carries:
- a CDS encoding TatD family hydrolase, whose product MTAFVDSHVHLADVAFADDASAVIDRARAAGARALVCIGESPAAALRAQAIAARFPDFVFHTCGVHPYDANTYDAARDNAAIRAAVSAGAVAVGECGLDYHYDHVTPTQQRLVLAGQIALAAELSRPLVLHTREAEEDTRAVLRDAHSAGVCGVLHCFTGTRALAEDALAAGWYISFSGIVTFKSWTGDAELRLVPDDRLLIESDAPYLAPVPYRGKRNESAYVAMTLARIAAVRDTEPTRLGAQTVENTRQLFGLPVLATVPLLDSDSPR is encoded by the coding sequence ATGACGGCGTTCGTCGATAGTCACGTGCACTTGGCGGACGTCGCGTTCGCTGACGATGCGTCGGCAGTGATCGACCGGGCCCGCGCTGCTGGTGCGCGGGCCCTCGTGTGTATCGGGGAGTCGCCGGCCGCCGCCCTGCGCGCGCAGGCCATCGCCGCGCGGTTCCCCGACTTCGTGTTTCACACCTGTGGGGTGCATCCCTACGACGCCAACACCTATGACGCTGCCAGGGACAACGCGGCAATCCGGGCCGCGGTCAGCGCGGGGGCCGTGGCGGTGGGGGAGTGCGGACTCGACTACCACTACGATCATGTCACGCCAACGCAGCAGCGACTGGTGTTGGCTGGGCAGATCGCGCTGGCGGCCGAACTCTCACGTCCGTTGGTGCTGCACACGCGCGAGGCCGAAGAGGACACGCGCGCGGTGTTGCGCGACGCCCACTCGGCAGGTGTGTGCGGCGTACTGCACTGCTTCACGGGAACCCGGGCGCTGGCCGAAGACGCACTCGCCGCCGGATGGTACATCTCATTCAGCGGCATCGTCACCTTCAAGTCGTGGACAGGTGATGCCGAGTTGCGGCTCGTACCCGACGACCGCCTGCTTATCGAGTCCGACGCGCCATATTTGGCGCCGGTTCCGTATCGCGGGAAGCGGAACGAGTCGGCCTATGTCGCGATGACCCTTGCTCGGATTGCGGCCGTGCGCGACACTGAACCGACACGGCTTGGCGCGCAGACGG
- a CDS encoding bifunctional riboflavin kinase/FAD synthetase produces the protein MSEAARSEPMNLPIGATGAVVTVGTFDGMHRGHQDVLRRLAARGEATGRPSVVITFDPHPLEVVNPAAAPPLLTTFREKLEVIVQTGVSYVAVLPFTPGLAALGAEQFVDAVLRGRFSMTELLIGHDHGFGRGRTGDSEVLRALGRQRGFGVTLLEPVAGPDGKAVSSTTIRQAIADADLARAAEGLGRPYCLSGRVIGGDRRGRLLGYPTLNLDPPPPNKLLPPDGVYAVRVQTPQGEFQGMLNLGARPTFGDPARRIETHVFDASHDWYGASVRIDLIRRLRDTRSFADAAALQDQLRHDETAAREVLMPSIRD, from the coding sequence GTGAGTGAGGCGGCGCGGTCGGAGCCGATGAACCTGCCGATCGGTGCCACCGGCGCCGTCGTTACGGTGGGAACGTTTGACGGGATGCACCGTGGACATCAGGACGTCTTGCGGCGCCTCGCCGCCCGCGGCGAGGCCACTGGTCGACCCAGTGTGGTCATCACGTTCGACCCGCACCCACTGGAAGTGGTCAATCCCGCCGCCGCGCCACCGCTGCTGACGACCTTTCGGGAAAAGCTCGAGGTCATCGTGCAGACCGGGGTGTCGTACGTCGCCGTCCTGCCATTCACGCCGGGACTGGCCGCCCTCGGTGCCGAGCAGTTTGTGGATGCCGTGTTGCGCGGGCGATTTTCCATGACGGAGTTGCTGATCGGACACGACCACGGATTTGGCCGCGGGCGAACGGGAGACAGTGAGGTGCTGCGTGCACTCGGCCGCCAGCGCGGGTTCGGGGTGACGCTGCTGGAACCCGTGGCCGGTCCCGACGGGAAGGCCGTTTCGTCGACGACGATCCGACAGGCCATCGCCGATGCCGATCTGGCGAGAGCGGCCGAGGGCCTCGGTCGACCCTACTGCCTGAGCGGACGAGTGATCGGCGGAGATCGGCGAGGCCGTTTGCTGGGGTACCCCACCCTGAATCTCGATCCGCCTCCGCCGAACAAGCTGTTGCCACCGGACGGCGTCTACGCGGTGCGCGTCCAGACTCCGCAGGGCGAATTCCAAGGCATGTTGAACCTCGGGGCACGCCCCACATTTGGGGATCCTGCCCGACGCATCGAGACGCACGTATTTGACGCGTCGCACGACTGGTACGGCGCCTCCGTGCGCATTGACCTCATCCGGCGCCTCCGTGACACGAGGTCGTTTGCCGACGCAGCGGCTCTACAGGATCAGCTCAGGCACGACGAAACGGCCGCCCGCGAGGTACTGATGCCCTCCATTCGCGACTGA
- the secD gene encoding protein translocase subunit SecD codes for MANLKYRLALIVGLLAASAWSLFPRTVVERVKRNGVFVYDTVNRVPLKRGLDLQGGMHLELEIDESKQAVANKSEALDRALKVVRQRIDEFGVSEPVVQKAGDNRIIVELPGIDDPERALELVQKSAFLEFQIVDKSQAFERVAPRFDEIAKNANIMVSSAKIAGGDTAKSVGVTSLLTQKTDSTKDSTGKAVAAVGKDSAGKDSTAAKAVAGGLFSTNVQPGQMPGMYVVPEAAYAAISQALALPAIQDAMPPGKTIRWGVDSLVNGAQRFFAFYVLDSRPIIQGDALTDARPNTDPVEGNVVQFTLNNEGARRFKSETGKHVKDNMAIVLDQRVVTAPVLNSAIGRNGQITLGGGSLQAAQDLALVLRAGALPVPLKVAQYGTIGASLGADSINKGVLALGIAMLLIVVILIGYYRFAGILAVSALLLYLIYTLAMLAGFHAVLTLPGLAGFVLSVGIAVDANVLIFERIREELDHGKSVRLSIDEGFRHALSAIIDTSATTILSGMVLYQYGTGPVRGFAVTLVAGLVASLFTAIFVSKTFFLVWLNRSRGVQTLSI; via the coding sequence ATGGCGAACCTGAAGTACCGCCTCGCGCTCATTGTGGGACTCCTCGCGGCTTCCGCGTGGTCTCTCTTTCCGCGTACCGTCGTCGAACGCGTCAAGCGTAACGGCGTGTTCGTGTACGACACCGTCAACCGGGTTCCGCTCAAGCGCGGTCTCGACCTTCAGGGTGGCATGCACCTGGAACTCGAGATCGACGAATCCAAGCAGGCGGTCGCCAACAAGTCTGAAGCCCTTGATCGGGCGCTGAAGGTGGTTCGTCAGCGTATCGACGAGTTCGGCGTTTCCGAGCCCGTCGTGCAGAAGGCCGGCGACAACCGCATCATTGTCGAACTGCCCGGTATTGACGATCCCGAACGCGCGCTCGAACTGGTGCAGAAGTCGGCGTTTCTGGAATTCCAGATTGTCGACAAGTCGCAGGCATTCGAGCGCGTCGCGCCACGGTTCGACGAGATCGCGAAGAACGCCAACATCATGGTGTCCTCGGCGAAAATCGCGGGCGGCGATACCGCGAAGTCGGTGGGCGTGACGTCGTTGCTCACGCAGAAGACCGACTCGACCAAGGACAGCACAGGGAAAGCCGTGGCGGCGGTCGGGAAGGACAGCGCGGGCAAGGACAGCACCGCCGCGAAGGCGGTGGCGGGCGGACTCTTCTCGACCAACGTGCAGCCGGGGCAGATGCCCGGGATGTACGTCGTGCCGGAAGCCGCGTACGCGGCCATTTCGCAGGCGCTGGCACTGCCCGCCATTCAGGATGCCATGCCACCGGGCAAGACCATTCGGTGGGGTGTCGACTCGCTCGTGAATGGTGCGCAACGCTTCTTCGCGTTCTATGTCCTCGATTCGCGACCGATCATCCAAGGCGACGCCCTCACCGATGCGCGTCCCAATACCGATCCGGTCGAAGGCAACGTGGTGCAGTTCACGCTGAACAACGAAGGCGCGCGACGGTTCAAGAGCGAGACGGGCAAGCATGTGAAGGACAACATGGCCATCGTGCTCGATCAGCGCGTGGTCACGGCACCGGTGCTCAATAGTGCCATCGGACGCAATGGACAGATCACGCTGGGCGGCGGATCGCTGCAGGCCGCGCAGGATCTGGCGCTCGTGCTGCGCGCGGGCGCGCTGCCCGTGCCGCTGAAGGTGGCGCAGTACGGCACCATTGGCGCCAGTCTTGGCGCGGATTCCATCAACAAGGGCGTGCTCGCGCTGGGCATCGCGATGCTGCTGATCGTCGTCATCCTGATTGGCTACTATCGTTTTGCCGGAATCCTCGCGGTCTCCGCACTGCTGCTGTACCTCATCTACACCCTCGCCATGCTGGCGGGATTCCATGCCGTACTGACCCTGCCGGGATTGGCCGGGTTCGTGTTGTCGGTCGGTATCGCGGTCGATGCCAACGTGCTGATCTTCGAGCGTATTCGCGAAGAGCTTGACCACGGAAAGTCCGTGCGCCTCTCGATTGATGAAGGTTTCCGGCACGCGCTCAGCGCGATCATCGACACGTCGGCGACCACGATTCTCTCTGGCATGGTGCTGTACCAGTACGGCACGGGGCCAGTGCGCGGCTTTGCCGTGACACTTGTCGCCGGCCTGGTCGCGTCGCTGTTCACGGCGATCTTCGTCAGCAAGACCTTCTTCTTGGTGTGGCTCAACCGCTCCCGCGGTGTCCAGACCCTGAGCATCTGA
- the infB gene encoding translation initiation factor IF-2: MSKLRVHDMAGEFGISADEVIALLRQMDVPVRSHLSLLTDDQVSRIRARWEREKRVRAEKAQPAPVATPRRRRTGAAPEAPVVAEVQPEPVAHSVRRRRRSETDGALDGADAVAEAVEEAPTATVVEQSPPPSAPPTSAPVRRSAAVPDRDTSAESDQSSIETVAEPATPAKPAVVAPAREATAVEPSASATNVSEEPKAAAPVVATTPPVADTPPTSAPVIESAKVPPVSPVIPTADAAAVVSPAAPPLSPDRPRPRPVVPGAPRPRAGSSGTPNFGTARPIASAAPGGGLGQGQRRDDRRPGMPGAGGQQGGQGGAPGAQPGGQGASAAAASSQSARRGKKGKRGSVDQEAVTANISKTMTAMRGPVQRGRSGRRFGTEMREEMESQRVAAVERERKTVRVNEFITVSELAQTLGISATQIVGFAFKTLALMVTINQRLDFDQIELIASEFGFQAVKESDYAADLLETVEADAKEDLRPRPPVVTIMGHVDHGKTSLLDYIRKANVVAGEAGGITQHIGAYHVQVGNDRQITFLDTPGHEAFTAMRARGAHVTDIVVIVIAADDQVMPQTVEAISHAKSAGVPIIIAINKVDLPTADIAKVKQDLLQHDVVLEQFGGTVLHSEISAKKGTGVDELLAQILLQADILELTANPSRRAIGSVVEAQLDQGKGPVATVLVQNGTLRVGDDYICGIYSGRVRALLDERGKPVKEAGPAIPVQILGLTGVPMAGDQLLVVEDASAAREIAQRRERLDRESKSRRTTRGVVSLEDFMSHAAAGQKRQLRLIIKADQGGPAEALADALGQLSNPEVQVEILHRGVGAIAESDILLAKASGAIIIGFHVRPDNNARAAAEREGVDIKLYKIIYEAVADVKLALEGMLRPESREVVFGEAQVRETFKVARVGVIAGCIVRSGNINRKGRIRVIRDGVEMYDGTIASLRRFKDDVNEVKEGYECGIGIENFNDVKIGDVFECYRTEEVARTLDQAAKS; this comes from the coding sequence TTGAGCAAGCTTCGTGTGCATGACATGGCAGGTGAGTTCGGCATCTCGGCAGACGAGGTGATCGCGCTGCTGCGCCAGATGGACGTTCCGGTTCGCAGCCATTTGTCGCTGCTGACTGACGATCAGGTTTCCCGTATTCGTGCTCGTTGGGAGCGCGAAAAACGCGTGCGCGCTGAAAAGGCGCAGCCGGCACCCGTCGCGACGCCACGTCGACGTCGGACGGGCGCAGCGCCCGAGGCGCCCGTCGTCGCGGAAGTGCAGCCCGAGCCGGTCGCGCATTCGGTTCGCCGTCGTCGCCGTTCGGAAACGGATGGCGCGCTGGATGGTGCGGATGCGGTCGCCGAGGCAGTGGAGGAAGCACCCACCGCAACGGTCGTGGAGCAGTCGCCACCGCCCAGTGCGCCGCCGACAAGCGCACCAGTGCGGCGCTCCGCCGCCGTGCCCGATCGCGACACGTCAGCCGAGTCGGACCAGTCTTCGATTGAGACGGTCGCGGAACCCGCGACGCCGGCGAAGCCTGCCGTCGTGGCTCCCGCGCGGGAAGCGACCGCCGTCGAACCATCCGCATCGGCAACCAACGTCAGCGAAGAGCCCAAGGCAGCGGCGCCAGTAGTGGCGACGACACCTCCGGTCGCGGACACTCCGCCAACGTCGGCCCCGGTCATCGAGTCCGCGAAGGTGCCGCCGGTGTCACCGGTGATCCCCACGGCAGACGCGGCGGCGGTTGTGTCGCCAGCGGCGCCGCCGCTGTCGCCCGATCGGCCGCGTCCTCGTCCGGTCGTTCCTGGCGCTCCGCGCCCGCGCGCCGGATCAAGCGGAACACCGAACTTCGGAACGGCACGCCCGATCGCGTCGGCAGCACCCGGTGGTGGTCTGGGCCAAGGTCAGCGTCGCGATGACCGCCGACCCGGGATGCCGGGCGCTGGCGGTCAGCAGGGTGGACAGGGTGGAGCACCAGGTGCTCAACCTGGGGGTCAAGGCGCCAGCGCCGCAGCGGCGAGCAGTCAGTCGGCGCGTCGCGGCAAGAAGGGCAAGCGCGGCTCGGTGGATCAGGAAGCGGTAACGGCGAACATCTCGAAGACGATGACGGCGATGCGCGGTCCCGTGCAGCGCGGGCGCAGTGGTCGACGCTTCGGCACGGAAATGCGCGAAGAGATGGAGTCGCAGCGCGTGGCGGCCGTGGAGCGCGAGCGCAAGACGGTGCGCGTCAACGAGTTCATCACCGTTTCCGAACTGGCGCAGACGCTGGGCATCTCGGCCACCCAGATTGTCGGATTTGCGTTCAAGACGCTCGCGTTGATGGTCACCATCAATCAGCGATTGGATTTTGATCAGATCGAACTGATCGCCAGCGAGTTCGGTTTCCAGGCGGTCAAGGAAAGCGATTACGCGGCGGATCTGCTGGAGACGGTGGAAGCGGATGCCAAGGAGGATCTGCGACCCCGGCCGCCGGTCGTGACCATCATGGGTCACGTCGATCACGGCAAGACGTCATTGCTCGACTACATCCGGAAGGCCAATGTGGTGGCCGGTGAGGCTGGCGGCATTACGCAGCACATCGGTGCCTACCATGTGCAGGTGGGCAACGACCGCCAGATCACGTTCCTCGATACACCGGGTCACGAAGCGTTCACGGCGATGCGCGCCCGTGGCGCACATGTCACCGATATCGTGGTCATCGTCATCGCGGCGGATGATCAAGTGATGCCGCAGACGGTCGAGGCGATTTCCCACGCCAAGAGCGCGGGCGTGCCGATCATCATCGCGATCAACAAGGTGGATCTGCCGACGGCGGATATCGCCAAGGTGAAGCAGGACCTGCTGCAGCATGATGTCGTCCTCGAGCAGTTCGGCGGCACCGTGTTGCACTCGGAGATTTCCGCCAAAAAGGGAACGGGTGTGGATGAGTTGCTCGCCCAGATCCTGCTGCAGGCGGATATCCTCGAACTGACGGCCAATCCGTCACGACGGGCCATCGGGTCGGTGGTGGAAGCGCAGTTGGATCAGGGCAAGGGACCGGTCGCGACGGTGCTCGTGCAGAACGGCACGCTCCGGGTTGGCGACGACTACATCTGTGGCATCTACTCCGGTCGGGTGCGCGCGCTGCTTGACGAGCGTGGCAAGCCGGTGAAGGAGGCCGGACCGGCGATTCCGGTGCAGATTCTCGGTCTGACAGGCGTGCCGATGGCGGGCGATCAACTGCTGGTCGTCGAAGATGCCTCCGCCGCGCGCGAGATTGCGCAGCGACGGGAACGTCTCGATCGCGAATCGAAGAGCCGTCGCACGACGCGTGGCGTGGTGTCGCTGGAAGATTTCATGTCGCACGCGGCGGCAGGCCAGAAGCGGCAGCTGCGGCTGATCATCAAGGCCGACCAGGGTGGTCCGGCCGAAGCGCTCGCCGATGCGCTCGGTCAGTTGTCGAATCCCGAAGTCCAGGTGGAGATCCTCCACCGGGGTGTGGGCGCCATTGCCGAGAGCGATATCCTGCTGGCCAAGGCATCTGGCGCCATCATCATTGGCTTCCATGTGCGGCCCGACAACAACGCGCGGGCAGCGGCGGAGCGCGAAGGCGTCGACATCAAGTTGTACAAGATCATCTACGAGGCGGTCGCCGATGTGAAGTTGGCGCTGGAAGGGATGCTGCGTCCCGAATCGCGCGAAGTCGTCTTTGGCGAAGCGCAGGTGCGCGAGACGTTCAAGGTGGCGCGCGTTGGCGTGATCGCGGGTTGCATCGTGCGCAGCGGCAACATCAACCGAAAAGGCCGCATCCGGGTCATTCGCGATGGCGTCGAGATGTACGATGGCACCATTGCGTCGCTGCGCCGCTTCAAGGACGATGTCAACGAAGTCAAGGAAGGTTACGAGTGCGGTATCGGGATCGAGAACTTCAACGACGTCAAGATTGGCGACGTCTTCGAGTGCTATCGGACTGAGGAAGTCGCCCGCACTCTCGATCAGGCTGCAAAGTCCTGA
- the secF gene encoding protein translocase subunit SecF has translation MIRIFHNTTYHFLKHCRLAAGLTAAFIAAGLVTYVTTGGPNYSIEFTGGTLMQVQFKQKPDVAVIRSTLDQAGITGAEIQQFGTELDYTIRARDEKQVEAQAAGAEGISKKIVSALTQKYGAGAVSMVRTEAVGPKVGSELRSGAFKAMLLASLFTLIYLAIRFDWRFGLAAVLSTAHDILVTLAFIKLLNIEVSLTVVAAILTLLGYSANDTIIIFDRVRENLRKMRKGESLPEVLDRSINETLPRSIMTHATTLAATLALLLVAGEVIRPFAWVMAFGVFVATFSSIYVAGPILMYIESRYPRGAAEAQSRAIRAGTDAASAPAPSTARADRAKAR, from the coding sequence ATGATTCGCATCTTTCACAACACCACGTATCACTTCCTCAAGCACTGTCGCCTGGCGGCCGGACTCACGGCGGCCTTCATCGCCGCGGGTCTGGTGACGTACGTGACTACCGGCGGGCCGAATTACAGCATTGAGTTCACCGGCGGCACGCTGATGCAGGTGCAGTTCAAGCAGAAGCCTGATGTGGCCGTGATCCGTTCGACACTCGATCAGGCTGGCATTACCGGGGCCGAGATTCAGCAGTTCGGCACGGAGCTGGATTACACCATTCGGGCCCGTGACGAAAAGCAGGTGGAGGCGCAAGCGGCCGGTGCTGAAGGCATCTCCAAGAAGATCGTCTCGGCATTGACGCAGAAGTACGGTGCGGGAGCGGTCAGTATGGTGCGTACCGAAGCGGTGGGGCCCAAGGTGGGCAGTGAACTGCGCTCCGGCGCGTTCAAGGCCATGTTGCTCGCCTCGCTGTTCACGCTGATCTACCTCGCGATTCGGTTCGATTGGCGATTCGGGCTTGCGGCGGTGCTCTCCACGGCCCACGACATCCTGGTGACGCTCGCGTTCATCAAGTTGCTCAACATCGAAGTTTCGCTGACGGTGGTGGCCGCCATCCTGACGTTGCTGGGGTATTCGGCGAACGACACCATCATCATCTTCGACCGCGTGCGCGAAAACCTGCGCAAGATGCGAAAGGGTGAATCGCTGCCCGAGGTGCTCGATCGCTCCATCAACGAAACCTTGCCGCGATCCATCATGACGCATGCCACGACCCTGGCGGCCACGTTGGCGCTGTTGCTGGTGGCCGGTGAGGTGATTCGCCCGTTCGCGTGGGTGATGGCGTTCGGTGTGTTTGTCGCCACCTTCTCGTCGATCTACGTGGCGGGACCCATTCTGATGTACATCGAGTCGCGCTATCCGCGTGGCGCCGCGGAAGCGCAGAGTCGGGCCATTCGGGCGGGAACGGATGCCGCTTCGGCCCCCGCGCCGTCGACAGCGCGCGCCGATCGCGCCAAGGCGCGATAA
- the rbfA gene encoding 30S ribosome-binding factor RbfA, whose translation MGEPRRPDRVAEAIREGVATFLADGAKDPRIRGFVTVTAVDVTRDLRHATVFVSVMGGDAAVKATFEGLASAALHLRSLLGKSLRLRNAPEIHFKADESIARASRIEQLLAQVRNERESGNPE comes from the coding sequence ATGGGCGAACCGCGGCGGCCTGACCGCGTGGCCGAAGCCATTCGCGAGGGGGTGGCGACCTTCCTCGCGGATGGGGCGAAGGATCCGCGTATTCGCGGGTTTGTCACGGTCACGGCCGTGGACGTGACCCGCGACCTTCGACACGCGACGGTGTTTGTCAGCGTGATGGGTGGTGACGCGGCGGTGAAGGCGACGTTCGAAGGGCTGGCCAGCGCCGCGCTGCATTTGCGTTCGTTGCTGGGCAAGTCGTTGCGATTGCGCAATGCGCCGGAGATTCACTTCAAGGCCGACGAGAGCATCGCGCGGGCGTCCCGGATCGAGCAACTGCTCGCGCAGGTGCGCAATGAGCGGGAGTCGGGCAACCCCGAGTGA
- the truB gene encoding tRNA pseudouridine(55) synthase TruB has product MLFVDKPAGISSHDVVSTVRRAARTRRVGHAGTLDPFATGLLVVAVGACTRLLPYVAGEPKVYDALVQFGSETDTDDATGRVVRCAAPPPPAAVAAAMSALTGTFDQVPPVFSAKHVDGQRAYAVARRGGNVDLAPVPVTVHRWETLEQQLACIRVRITCAGGTYVRALARDLGRALQSAAHCAELRRVASGPSLVTEAVRFDALTPGAIADGTIGLRSPLGLLEPMAHEPLDEAALLALSHGRAVPAHHPGPRAALLSGGQVVGIADRVVDPVLGDRWQPRVVLQGVDA; this is encoded by the coding sequence GTGCTGTTCGTCGACAAACCGGCGGGCATCAGCTCGCACGATGTCGTGAGCACGGTGCGTCGCGCCGCGCGCACCCGGCGCGTCGGACACGCCGGGACGCTCGATCCGTTCGCGACCGGTTTGCTGGTCGTGGCCGTCGGGGCGTGCACGCGATTGCTCCCCTATGTGGCGGGCGAACCGAAAGTCTACGATGCACTGGTCCAATTCGGCAGCGAAACGGACACGGATGATGCCACAGGCCGCGTGGTGCGGTGCGCTGCGCCACCACCGCCAGCGGCCGTCGCGGCAGCGATGTCCGCACTGACAGGGACGTTCGATCAGGTGCCACCGGTATTTTCGGCCAAGCATGTGGATGGTCAACGGGCCTACGCCGTCGCCCGGCGTGGAGGAAACGTCGATCTCGCGCCCGTGCCGGTGACCGTGCACCGGTGGGAGACGCTCGAACAGCAACTCGCGTGTATCCGTGTGCGCATCACGTGCGCCGGTGGCACGTATGTGCGTGCACTGGCGCGCGATCTGGGTCGTGCGTTGCAGAGTGCCGCGCACTGTGCTGAACTGCGTCGCGTGGCCAGTGGACCGTCGCTGGTGACCGAGGCGGTTCGATTCGATGCGCTGACGCCCGGGGCGATCGCTGACGGGACGATTGGGCTGCGTTCGCCGCTCGGACTGCTGGAGCCAATGGCCCATGAGCCGCTTGACGAGGCGGCCCTGCTCGCGCTGTCACACGGTCGTGCGGTACCGGCGCATCACCCGGGACCTCGCGCCGCGTTACTGTCTGGCGGCCAGGTGGTGGGCATCGCCGATCGCGTGGTGGATCCGGTGCTGGGGGATCGCTGGCAGCCGCGCGTGGTCCTTCAGGGCGTCGACGCGTGA